CGCATGGGTAAGAACCTCATCTCCGCCATTCAACTCGGTCAGCGCGAGCAATTGATCGCGGGCGCGAGCCGGCAAGCCGACGCTATCCAGATACTGCTCGATCTCGCTCACCGCCTTGCGTTGCAACATCTCGAATAGCGCGAACTCCTGCGCCTCGTTCAGCCCCGCATTGCGCGCGAGATTCCAGTAAATTCCGACGTGTCCCAAGTCCAGATGCACGGCCGGAATACCGGTAATCCGCAAGGTCTCCAGCATTAGCCGGATGATCTCGAGATCGCTGTCCAGTCCCGCGTGACCGTAAAGTTCCGCGCCCACCTGCAGGGGACTGCGCGAGCCGGCGACCCCTTCGGCGCGTGTGCGCAACACCGTGCCGAAGTAGCAAAGCCGCACGGGCACGTCGCGCTTGAGCAGATGCGCATCGATACGCGCCACCTGCGGCGTCATGTCCGGGCGCACACCCATCATGCGCCCGGTGAGCTGGTCGGTCAGCTTGAACGTCAACAGTTCCAGATCGTGGCTGGTGCCGACCAGCAGCGACTCCAGATACTCAATCAGCGGCGGCACCACCAGTTCGTAACCCCAGCCGTGATAAAGATCCAGCAGCGCGCGACGGCAATGCTCCAGGCGTTCGGCCTGCTGCGGCAGCGCCTCTTCGATGCCCTCTGGCAGCAACCAGCGATCCTGAATGCCCATGCAAGAAGCCTGTGGTCGGGTGCCTACGGCCGCGGGCGCAACGGCGCGCAAAATCGCACGGCTAGTGCCTCACGACGTACAACAGGAGCGCGCCCACGAGCATGCAACCCAGCCCGACGGCGCGCAGTACGCGATCGGGCATATTCGCAATCTGTTGCAGCGCCTGGCGCAGACCGCCCGGATTCAGAAATGGCGCCACACCTTCGATGATCAGCACCAGCGCTACCGCCGCCAGAAAATCCTTCCACACGCGGCGCTCGGCTCGCTGCCTATTTGCCCGCAGGCGGGGGTTCAGACTGATTGAAATAGCGGAAAAACTTGCCGCGCGGGTCCAGTATCAGTACGTCGCCGTTGTCATTGAAAGTGGTCATGTAAGCATTGAGGCTGCGATAGAAATTGTAGAACTCCGGATCTCTTTCATAGGCTTGAGCGTATACTTCGGCGGCTGTGGCGTCGCCCGCACCGCGCGTGCGCTGCGCGTCGCGATAGGCTTCGGCGAGAATGACCGTGCGTCTGCGTTCGGCGTTGGCCCGGACTCGCACGCCCTCTTCGCGTCCTTGCGCGCGCAGCTCCTTGGCGACCAGTGCCCGCTCGGTGCGCATACGGTTATATACCGATTCGCTGACCTCCGCCGGCAGATCGATGCGGCTCACGCGCACGTCCACCACCTGCACGCCGTATTGCTGGGAAATCTTGTTGACCTCGGTGCGCACCGCCTGCATGAGTTCGCCGCGCTCGCCGGAGACCGCTTCCTGTATGGTGCGCTGACCGAACGCGTTGCGCATTTCGTCCTTGGTGATCTGCGCGAGGCGATCGTACGCATTGCGCTCGTCCGCACCGAACGAACGATAGAACAGCGCCGTGTCCACGATGCGCCACTTGATGAAGAAATCCACCGTCACGTTCTTTCGCTCTGCGGTCAAGAACCGATCCGGCTCACCGTCAAGACTCAGCACCCGCCCATCGTACTTGACCACGTTGTTGATGAACGGAAATTTGAAATGCAGACCCGGCTCAATGTCCATGCGCTTGATTTCGCCCAAACTGAACAGTATGACCCGCTGCGTTTCGTGCACGGTATATGCCGACAGCGCGAGCACCCCCAGCAACACCGCGACGATGATTCCGATAGCGCGAAAGGTCATGATTAACGCGCCTCCCGGCCGCTCATCAGCGAACGAGGCGGACGGATAGGGCTCTGTTGATTGAAACCGCTACCCGTATCCGGCAAGTTGAAATCCGGAAGTAAGTGCCGGCTGGGCGTCTCCCCGCCTTGCCGCATCAGCTTGTCCAGCGGCAGGTACATGAGATTATTACTGTCTTGCGTGCCCATCAGAACTTTGCTGCTGCTGGATAACAC
This sequence is a window from Gammaproteobacteria bacterium. Protein-coding genes within it:
- a CDS encoding ATP phosphoribosyltransferase regulatory subunit is translated as MGIQDRWLLPEGIEEALPQQAERLEHCRRALLDLYHGWGYELVVPPLIEYLESLLVGTSHDLELLTFKLTDQLTGRMMGVRPDMTPQVARIDAHLLKRDVPVRLCYFGTVLRTRAEGVAGSRSPLQVGAELYGHAGLDSDLEIIRLMLETLRITGIPAVHLDLGHVGIYWNLARNAGLNEAQEFALFEMLQRKAVSEIEQYLDSVGLPARARDQLLALTELNGGDEVLTHARELFADTDAEVDASLDYLTQAATRLRRYAPDIELHFDLAELRGYQYHTGVVFAAFASGQGQEIARGGRYDEIGKVFGRARPATGFSTDLNILIGLGGRAPATSRSAVFAPASDDPALHALIARLRAAGERVICALAGQQGDARAMGCGRMLIQRNDNWIVEEPS
- a CDS encoding DUF2065 domain-containing protein: MWKDFLAAVALVLIIEGVAPFLNPGGLRQALQQIANMPDRVLRAVGLGCMLVGALLLYVVRH
- the hflC gene encoding protease modulator HflC, producing MTFRAIGIIVAVLLGVLALSAYTVHETQRVILFSLGEIKRMDIEPGLHFKFPFINNVVKYDGRVLSLDGEPDRFLTAERKNVTVDFFIKWRIVDTALFYRSFGADERNAYDRLAQITKDEMRNAFGQRTIQEAVSGERGELMQAVRTEVNKISQQYGVQVVDVRVSRIDLPAEVSESVYNRMRTERALVAKELRAQGREEGVRVRANAERRRTVILAEAYRDAQRTRGAGDATAAEVYAQAYERDPEFYNFYRSLNAYMTTFNDNGDVLILDPRGKFFRYFNQSEPPPAGK